Within the Solibacillus silvestris genome, the region CCTTTAATTCACCTGATAAAATAAATGATTTCATCTGATTTGTAATTTGTTCATAGATTGGCTCCTTTGAACTATTGGAAATTATGATTTGCATGCAAAAAACCTCTTCTTTATTTTATTGGAACAGACTTAAAAGAATAATATCCATTATAATGTATATATACTATATACACATTATATACACAATTACAAATTCTTACAACCACTTTTTTAAAAACGATAAATTTATTTTAAAAATGAAAAAAGCATGTTTTGAAAAATGATGTTCAAAACATACTCTTTAAAGATTTTATTTAAGATGCTTTTATTTCCCTTATACTGTAAACTCATCAACTAAAATTAAGTATTGTACATATGCCCTTTTCAATAATCTTTCCCACAAGAAACACAACGGTTATGCGTGTCAACTTCTCCATACATCCGAAGTTCCTTTTCAATATTACATACACGACATTTTTCAAAGCGGATTTGCGGGAGTTTACCGGCTTCAGCCAATATAACCCATTGTTCTTCATATAATTTTTTAGTCATACCATAGTCAATTAAAACAAGGTGCCCCTCTTCATCCAAACCGTAATTTCCACTATCCTTAAAATCAAAGCCATCCAATTCATGATCGATTACATGGAGTGCAGCTTTTAAATCTTCCGTTATTCTTGAATCCGTCTCCAAATCAATATCGTATGAGCAGTGATTGTTTAAAGGAAGTTGCTCATAAAAAGGCTGAATGACATATTTATCATTCATAAAAAGAATGGCCGCGATATGCTTTTCTAACCCCTTCATTCCCAACGTTTGATACATTTCATATTCATTTTTACTTTGAGCATATCCAATAGGATGCAAAAAGGTTTTAATTACAAGGTTTTCAAAGCGATAAACTTTTCTTGTTGAGCCGATTCCAATCATCTCAGCTTGTTTAAGGAAATCTTCTATGTGTTCTACTACTGTGGAAATATTCATTTTCTTCATCCCCGAATCATCTATGTATTTATTTCTCGTGCAGCTGCTTCTAAAGGTTGGATCTATTATCCTTCATACCAGCCTTCATCGAATTCGAGATTTAATGCTTTACCTAAACGAATCCCAAATTCAATAAATCCTCTCCCCCTTGCTGTAATAATATTTCCATCCTGTACTACGAGATCATCACAGTATTTTTCTTTATCAAAAACACATAATTTTTCGATAGCTTCCATTGGTAACCCAACAGTATATTTCTTTCCTGTCAGCAAACCTGCTTTTGCCAATAGATACGGTGAACTCGAAATACTTGCAACGATTGTCTCTTTCGTAACGGCTAGCTTTAAAAATTCAAATAATATTTCTTCATTAAGAAGCGTTTTAATATCCAAACACCCCGGCATCACGATACTATCAATTTCCTCAATGTTAATTTCCCTAATTGTTGTGTCAGCTACACACGTTAATCCAGACTCACCTCTTATGGAGTGATTATCCAACCCTACAGTAACCATGGTCTTGTTTCCTTGCATTAAAATAGACAACGCTATACTTAATTCATATTCACTGAATTGCGGATACAAAATTACTGCTGTTTTTTTCACAATCGCTGCCTCCTTATTTCCGACCCGTTTTTATAGAACCGCCCGTATTGTTTCGTTTGTTGTATGCTATTATTTCGGCATCACCACTTAACATATATAAACATTATTAATGAAATTATGGAAACTGAAATAGCTTAATAAAAAATAAGCGCTAATTCTTTAAAAAGAATAGCGCATGAAAACTATCCAGAAATTTTTGTTCCCTGATGAAAATGCATCTTCCACTGTCCATCGACAAATTTCCAAATCGAACTCCGTAATGAATGCTGTTTGTTTACCTCATTATAAATCCGATACGTTGCTAGAACGATTTCTTCAGACAATAAATGTATTTCAAAGTCACTCATTGTCATTTGTACGATTCCAAGAGTCGCTTCGCTAATCTCCTCATCTTTGTACAATACTTTCCCTGAGCTTCCAAATTCAAAAAAATTGTCAGCAAGTAAGTTCGTTAACTCCTCTTTTGATGTCCGTATTTCAGGTACCAACAATTTGTTTTCTAGTTGAAATAACTGTTTTTCCAATGCTGACTTTTTTTCCACTTTCAATTCACCTTTTCTGTACTTGGAAATGTAAATCGCTTATCTTAAACAGGAATAGTAGGTGATTGGCAACCATATGAGTATGCAAGACAATTGAAACCAGCCTTCTCAAGAATAGGTTTACTCATTGGACTGGCATCAACTGTGAGGAAAGAGTACCCCTTCTCATAAGCTTTTTGTGCACGAACTGCCAATAGTTTTGAATAATAACCATTGCCTCGGAATCCTGGAAGCGTTGATCCACCCCATAAGCTGGCAAAGGATGAATTATTCTCTAAGTACATCCAAGCAGCACTTACAAGCTGGCCGTCGTCATAAACCCCATAAATATAGAGCGAGTCAGGATTATTTTGTTTGTCTCTCCAAAGTCTTTCTCCAAGCTCTGCATGAGAACCATTCCAGATAGCATCTTCTAGCGCAATAACATCATGGATGCCTTGTTCATCCGTTATTTCCTTTACTACATGTAAATCGAAATTTGTAAGGAAAGGATGACTTCCCGATAATTTCATGACCATCAATGCTTCTGGATTATCGATCGTAAATCCTTCTTGTTTAAGTATTTCAGTCAAATTATCAGGTTTGTCATAGCTGTACACTTTCCATTCAAAACTCTGCTTAAGGTTACCGAAATAAGTTAACTCATTTCGAATCACTTCCCTAGCAGAACTTTCATTTACATTAGAACTTAAAATAAATCCGCTTTCGTTATATTTTGAAATATGACGAACAACATGGTCGGTTTCTTCTCTTCTAAAACCTGGTGTTACAGCTTCTTGGCGTAGTTCTTTATGAAAAAGTGCAATGCATTCGTTTTTATCCATAGCCGAGTTCCTTTCAACACATCAAAGATTTTTATTGAAAAAAATTGAATAACTTATAAATATAGTAAACTAATTATACATGTTTTTGTTTAATCTTCCTCAATTTCTTCGGCAAATTTATTGATCCTTTCTAACATTGGCGGATGAGTATAGCGGAACCATTTGACAAGTGCTGGCGGGTTAACTTCACTAAGTCCGGCTTTCGTCAACTGTTGAAATGATGAGACCGCTGCCTCAGGATTTTCTACAAGTTCAATTGCAAATTCATCAGCCCGGATTTCCTGATACCGTGAAATCGCATTGGATAATGGGCTTGAGAAGAAAACGAGAAATGATGAAATCAATAAAAACAACGGCAAGGAGTTCATATTGCCCATATCTTTAATTTTCAAAACTGGTCCATAACGTCGTATCATCCAAGGCATAATCTTTGCGATTAGCCATAGTCCAATAAGTGTCATAAATAAATAGACCGCGATGTTTATATAGATATCCTTCAGCAAGTAATGACCCATCTCGTGTGCCATGATAAAGAGGATTTCATCATCCGTTAATCGGTTTAATGTCGTATCCCATAGCACTATCCGGGAATTTTCACCGATCCCTGTTACATAGGCATTTAAAGCATTCGTTTTCTCCGACATATTCACTTCATACACATGTTCAGATGGAATATTCGCCTGCTCTGCAAGAGAAAGAATTTTCGTCTCTAACGCTTTATCTTTTAATGGTGAGAAATCATTGTAGATCGGGTCGATCACGACAGGCTGAATGAACATGAGGAAAATTGAAAACGGCACAGTTAAAGCCCATGCATAGAGCCACCATTTTTTCGGGCTTTTTCTGATGAGCCAATAAAGCACCGCTACCATGATTACCGACATTCCTAACTCAAGCCAAAAATCAATTACATTTTCCCGCATCCATGATGAAAAGATCTGCGTACTGATGCCATAGCTTTTGCTCAGCGTATAGCGGAAATAGTCCAGTGGGAATTGGATGATGAAAAGTAGCAAGGACAGGAAAAACAGATACATCGAAGTTCTGAAAAGAGACCATTTAAATTGTTCAGAACTCCAACTTTCGAACAAACGTGAAATACCCATAATCAAAATAAAGAAATAAAGAAGCCATTCCAACGGCGTTGAAATAAAGAACAGGAAATTCCTTACTTTTGATAACTCTTCACTTAATAACAACTCGTGCGTTGTAAGAAAAGTGCTTGGATCTCCAGCCGTTCCTTGAAGAGCGGCTGGAATCCCACTATTTTGTCCATGGAAAAAATACAAATACATTGCGACAACATAAAGCCCAAATGCAAAAACAGCCAGTAAACCCCATTTTTTTGTCATTCCTTCTACACCTCAATTCATTCGTTACCATATCCTATTATTGAAATGCGGAAATCATTTCTGCCAAGTTGGTCATACTTCTTTTTTGACGGTTCTATATGTCTTGGAATCTTCATAAATTGGACTCAATCTTAAATTGAATTAACAAGGAGCGCTTAATCATGTTGTTTGCTGTTCATTATTTGGAAAATAAAACACCTGTCCTAAGTCAGTGTCTAGAACGTATTCCTGAGGTAGATGAGGATATAAAAATTAAAGGTCGTAAAGGAAAAGTTTTAAATGTCGTTCAAATCGAAGAAAGTAAATATCATGTGCATGTCGTCTTAGAAAAAATAATTAAAAATCAAGCTGTATTGAAAGACGATAAAAAGAAAAGACGTTGAGTAACATGAGAAAACTAGGGTAACTATTCTAAATATAAAGTAAAAATATAACAGTTCCCTATATACCTCCCCCTCTGTAAATGCTATAATAACAGTTAAGAACATGACTTTATCTGTTTCTTATCACGGTCTTGTAGCTCAGTTGGGAGAGCACCACCTCGACAAGGTGGGGGTCGCAGGTTCGAGACCTGTCGAGACCATCACGCTGAAATCCTTTATTAACAAGGGTTTTCAGCTTTTTTTATGCCATAAATTACACCTAAAAATAAATCATTTTCGCTGTTGCGTGACGAATGTGTGACGAATTTTTTTAAAACCATTCGTAATATGTGGTGGAAATAGCCTTTTTTAGTTCTTTGACAAATTATATATGGAAATCGTAACAAGTAGCAGGATAATTTACAAAACCACCCCTTTCATTTAAGTAAGATTATTTTTTTCAGATTGAAAAGGCCCTCTGGTTATACCTATTAAACTGCCGTTTATATAGATGACAAATGCGAAGGGGCTATTTGTTACCTTTAAATGATATTTATATGATAGATGCTTTATTAAGGCTACTTGTTGAAAGTTATATAGAATTATTTACAGTTTATATTGTCCTTTAAAGACAGAAAGAAACATTAGAAAGCAATCAAGAGAAGAAATGGCAAAAAAGATAGATGGTAATGTGGGAAGGAAAAATGATTTAGATTTGCTATATGCTAATTATTCCATATTAATTCATCATACAGATACATTAAATACTGATAATTATAATTTTCGAGAACTAGCACAATATGATGAGTCAATTAATGTAAACCTTATTTTAATTTTACAAAACATTATAGAAATTTATATCGAAGAATTTGTTTTGAAAGTTCTTCAAAGTGACGAGTTAGAATTGGCTATGAAATTAAATTTGAGTAGTAATCTAACTCCTCAAAGTTTGCTTAATGTAAAACCGCTGTTATAAGATCGGCTGAATTTAAACATTCTTAATTAAGGAAAATATGTAGCTTTGAAATGAAGTTGCGATGAAATAAAGTATTTAACGAAAATAGCCCTCCACAGATGATTGTGGAAGGCTTTATTTATGACTATACCTGCTGCTATTTCCAATGATGTTTTTCACTCTCCAGTATTTCTATTGCCTTTTTTTCAACCGCTAAAAGTGTTGCTTCTTTCGTCGGGTAATTAATGCACATGCCTGATGTTTATTTTCCATCTGCCCTTACAATTACATAATCTGCTCTGTACATTACCTTGGAAATATCTTCTCCTACAATACCTAAGTCGATTCTAACGTTTGCTCCATGCATGTAAATATTCATTTCATACACTTCTACTCGATACTCTATTATAAGATTTAAGAAAGAATTTGCTAAAGCGTACACATCCTCACCCTCTTATTACCAATCAATTTACAATAAGAAAGGGATAAAAGGAAGGGAATGTCCGAAACTTTCTTTTTCAGGATGTTTTAGCAAAATTCGACAAGGATTATTTTCTATCTGCTTGAGTGAGGTATTTCATCCCTAATACACGTTTCATCTCTTCACTCACCCAGTTCCTCAGGGCAATATTACTGTAACTTCTCGTTTCGTCGTATCCCCTAAACAATATAAAATAATAAGTCATCATTTCATCAGATTTCTGTTTATCAATTTTACACCCCTTCTTATATAAAAAGTCCCTTAACTTTTTAAATTCCTGAAAGGTCTCATTAATTTTGGATTCATACCATGCCTCAAATACGTCTTTCATTTTTAATTTAGATAGGTGATCTCTGTCGCGTTCGAGTGTTTTTAAAAACATTTCCAGCACAATATACCGGTGAATATCATCGCTAAGCTCCATAAATTCTTTATGCATTCAGCCCACTCGCTTTACTGATTACTGGATATACCGCTAGAATATTATCTATTTTAAATGTTCTTTTAGCATGTCGAGTAAAACAGTAAGCTTGCGCTGTATCGCCAGCAATTTTAATTAATTTTATACGTCGTTTAGTGAATGAATTGTCTTTTGCTATGTACATAATATCTATGATTTGGTTGTGCTGCATGGCTTTTTTAAGTTGGTCTTTCATTGCAAACACCTCGTTCCTTTTGTATAATTTATTATAGAACGTATGTTCCTATTTCTCAATCGGAAATTTTAACCAATAAGTTAATTTTCTCGTTGCAAAAACCTATCACCAATAATAAATACTATTATGGAATCTAGCTCATACCATTCGTCTGAGTTTCCGTTGTCCCTTGCTGCCAGAATATTTTTCGCAATATCGTTTAATGATGGGCTGTTAATATCCAATTTACGTGCTCACATGTCCTCCACAACCTTGTCGA harbors:
- a CDS encoding transcriptional regulator, translated to MKDQLKKAMQHNQIIDIMYIAKDNSFTKRRIKLIKIAGDTAQAYCFTRHAKRTFKIDNILAVYPVISKASGLNA
- a CDS encoding protein kinase, yielding MNISTVVEHIEDFLKQAEMIGIGSTRKVYRFENLVIKTFLHPIGYAQSKNEYEMYQTLGMKGLEKHIAAILFMNDKYVIQPFYEQLPLNNHCSYDIDLETDSRITEDLKAALHVIDHELDGFDFKDSGNYGLDEEGHLVLIDYGMTKKLYEEQWVILAEAGKLPQIRFEKCRVCNIEKELRMYGEVDTHNRCVSCGKDY
- a CDS encoding peptidase M48 — encoded protein: MTKKWGLLAVFAFGLYVVAMYLYFFHGQNSGIPAALQGTAGDPSTFLTTHELLLSEELSKVRNFLFFISTPLEWLLYFFILIMGISRLFESWSSEQFKWSLFRTSMYLFFLSLLLFIIQFPLDYFRYTLSKSYGISTQIFSSWMRENVIDFWLELGMSVIMVAVLYWLIRKSPKKWWLYAWALTVPFSIFLMFIQPVVIDPIYNDFSPLKDKALETKILSLAEQANIPSEHVYEVNMSEKTNALNAYVTGIGENSRIVLWDTTLNRLTDDEILFIMAHEMGHYLLKDIYINIAVYLFMTLIGLWLIAKIMPWMIRRYGPVLKIKDMGNMNSLPLFLLISSFLVFFSSPLSNAISRYQEIRADEFAIELVENPEAAVSSFQQLTKAGLSEVNPPALVKWFRYTHPPMLERINKFAEEIEED
- a CDS encoding acetyltransferase, with the translated sequence MDKNECIALFHKELRQEAVTPGFRREETDHVVRHISKYNESGFILSSNVNESSAREVIRNELTYFGNLKQSFEWKVYSYDKPDNLTEILKQEGFTIDNPEALMVMKLSGSHPFLTNFDLHVVKEITDEQGIHDVIALEDAIWNGSHAELGERLWRDKQNNPDSLYIYGVYDDGQLVSAAWMYLENNSSFASLWGGSTLPGFRGNGYYSKLLAVRAQKAYEKGYSFLTVDASPMSKPILEKAGFNCLAYSYGCQSPTIPV
- a CDS encoding DUF4440 domain-containing protein, with amino-acid sequence MEKKSALEKQLFQLENKLLVPEIRTSKEELTNLLADNFFEFGSSGKVLYKDEEISEATLGIVQMTMSDFEIHLLSEEIVLATYRIYNEVNKQHSLRSSIWKFVDGQWKMHFHQGTKISG
- a CDS encoding 4-methyl-5(B-hydroxyethyl)-thiazole monophosphate biosynthesis protein; protein product: MKKTAVILYPQFSEYELSIALSILMQGNKTMVTVGLDNHSIRGESGLTCVADTTIREINIEEIDSIVMPGCLDIKTLLNEEILFEFLKLAVTKETIVASISSSPYLLAKAGLLTGKKYTVGLPMEAIEKLCVFDKEKYCDDLVVQDGNIITARGRGFIEFGIRLGKALNLEFDEGWYEG